The Accipiter gentilis chromosome 7, bAccGen1.1, whole genome shotgun sequence genome includes a region encoding these proteins:
- the MAPKAPK5 gene encoding MAP kinase-activated protein kinase 5 isoform X1, whose amino-acid sequence MSEDHEMDKMIKETSILEEYNINWTQKLGAGISGPVRVCVKKSSQERFALKILLDRPKARNEVRLHMMCATHPNIVQIIEVYANSVQFPHESSPRARLLIVMEMMEGGELFHRISQHRHFTEKQASQVTKQIALALQHCHSLNIAHRDLKPENLLFKDNSLDAPVKLCDFGFAKVDQGDLMTPQFTPYYVAPQVLEAQRRHQKEKSGIIPTSPTPYTYNKSCDLWSLGVIIYVMLCGYPPFYSKHHSRTIPKDMRKKIMTGSFEFPEEEWSQISEMAKDIVRKLLKVKPEERLTIEGVLDHPWLNSTEALDNILPSAQLMMDKAMVAGIQQAHAEQLANMRIQDLKVSLKPLHSVNNPILRKRKLLGTKPKDGVYIHDPENGSNDSNVALEKLRDVIAQCILPQAGKGENEDEKLNEVMQEAWKYNRECKLLRDTLQSFSWNGRGFTDKVDRLKLAEIVKQVIEEQTNSHDSQ is encoded by the exons ATGTCGGAGGATCACGAGATGGACAAGATGATCAAG GAAACCTCCATTTTAGAGGAGTACAACATTAATTGGACTCAGAAGCTGGGAGCTGGGATCAGTGGTCCTGTTAG AGTCTGCGTGAAAAAATCCTCTCAAGAACGCTTTGCACTGAAAATTCTTCTTGATCGTCCAAAAGCTAGAAATGAG GTACGTCTGCACATGATGTGTGCAACACATCCAAATATTGTTCAAATTATTGAAGTTTATGCTAACAGTGTGCAGTTCCCACATGAATCCAGCCCAAG GGCTCGGCTCCTAATTGTAATGGAGATGATGGAAGGGGGAGAGCTATTTCACAGAATCAGCCAGCACCGGCACTTTACTGAGAAGCAAGCAAGCCAAGTAACAAAGCAG ATAGCTTTGGCTTTGCAGCATTGCCACTCACTAAACATTGCACATAGAGACCTCAAGCCTGAGAATCTCCTCTTCAAGGATAACTCTCTG GATGCACCTGTTAAATTGTGTGACTTTGGATTTGCTAAAGTAGACCAAGGTGACTTGATGACACCACAGTTCACTCCATATTACGTAGCACCTCAG GTATTGGAGGCACAAAGAcggcatcagaaagaaaaatctggtaTTATCCCCACCTCTCCAACACCTTACACTTATAACAAG AGCTGTGACTTGTGGTCCCTGGGTGTCATTATTTACGTGATGCTGTGTGGATACCCTCCGTTTTACTCCAAACACCACAGTCGGACAATTCCAAAGGACATGCGGAAAAAGATCATGACAGGAAGTTTTGAATTTCCAGAGGAAGAGTGGAGCCAGATCTCAGAAATGGCGAAAGACATTGTGCGAAA GCTGCTGAAGGTCAAACCTGAGGAACGGCTGACCATTGAAGGTGTGCTGGACCAtccctggctcaactccactgaAGCACTTGATAACATCCTACCCTCTGCCCAGCTGATGATGGACAAG GCAATGGTTGCAGGGATACAACAGGCTCATGCAGAACAGCTTGCAAACATGAGAATCCAAGACCTCAAAGTCAGTCTCAAACCCCTTCACTCCGTCAACAACCCAATCCTGCGCAAAAGGAAATTACTGGG CACTAAGCCAAAGGATGGTGTCTATATCCATGACCCTGAGAATGGAAGTAACGATTCCAACGTGGCTCTGGAAAAGCTCAGAGATGTGATTGCTCAGTGCATTCTACCACAGGCTGGTAAAG GAGAGAATGAAGATGAGAAGCTGAATGAAGTGATGCAGGAGGCGTGGAAGTATAATCGAGAGTGTAAGTTGCTGCGAGACACTCTTCAGAGCTTCAGCTGGAACG gcAGAGGATTCACAGATAAAGTGGATCGACTAAAACTGGCAGAAATAGTAAAACAAGTTATCGAAGAGCAGACAAACTCCCATGACTCTCAATAG
- the ALDH2 gene encoding aldehyde dehydrogenase, mitochondrial, whose product MLRTVVRVSRLCRGPARLGSPYSAAAASSAIPAPNPRPDIACNKIFINNEWHDAVSKKTFPSINPATGEVICQVAEGDKADVDKAVKAAKAAFQLGSPWRRMDASHRGKLLNRLADLIERDRAYLAALETLDNGKPYSISYLVDLDMVVKCLRYFAGWSDKFHGKTIPLDGDFFCYTRHEPVGVCGQIIPWNFPLLMQAWKLGPALATGNVVVMKVAEQTPLSALYVANLIKEAGFPPGVVNIIPGYGPTAGAAISSHMDVDKVAFTGSTEVGHLIQKAAAESNLKRVTLELGGKSPNIIMSDADMDWAVDQAHFALFFNQGQCCCAGSRTYVQEDIYHEFVERSVEKAKSRVVGNPFDFKTEQGPQVDEEQFKKILGYISTGKREGAKLLCGGNPAADRGYFIQPTVFGDVQDNMTIAREEIFGPVMQILKFKTIEEVIERANDSKYGLAAAVFTKDLDKANYVSHGLRAGTVWINCYDVFGAQAPFGGYKASGNGRELGEYGLEAYVEVKNVTIKIPQKNS is encoded by the exons ATGTTGCGGACGGTGGTTCGCGTTTCTCGGCTctgccgcggcccggcccggctcggttCGCCCtactcggccgccgccgcctcctccgccatCCCGGCGCCCAACCCCCGTCCCGATATCGCCTGCAACAAG ATTTTCATAAATAACGAATGGCATGATGCAGTCAGTAAGAAAACCTTCCCTTCTATCAATCCAGCAACAGGAGAAGTTATCTGCCAGGTTGCTGAGGGCGATAAG GCAGATGTGGACAAGGCCGTTAAGGCGGccaaggcagctttccagctgggcTCACCTTGGAGGAGGATGGATGCTTCTCATCGCGGGAAGCTGCTGAATCGTCTTGCTGACCTGATTGAGAGGGACCGGGCTTACCTGGCG GCGCTGGAGACTCTGGATAATGGCAAACCGTACTCCATCTCCTACCTGGTGGATTTGGACATGGTAGTCAAATGTCTCAG ATACTTTGCAGGCTGGTCTGATAAATTCCATGGCAAAACCATCCCGTTAGACGGAGACTTCTTCTGTTACACAAGACATGAGCCAGTGGGAGTTTGCGGGCAGATAATCCCG TGGAACTTCCCGCTGTTGATGCAAGCGTGGAAACTGGGGCCTGCCCTGGCGACTGGGAATGTGGTCGTGATGAAAGTGGCAGAGCAAACCCCCCTGAGTGCTCTCTATGTAGCTAACCTGATCAAAGAG GCTGGATTCCCACCAGGTGTGGTGAACATCATCCCCGGCTATGGGCCCACTGCAGGGGCTGCCATCTCTTCTCACATGGATGTAGATAAAGTGGCCTTCACTGGCTCCACGGAG GTTGGGCATCTGATCCAGAAGGCTGCAGCAGAGAGTAACCTAAAGAGGGTGACACTGGAGCTTGGAGGAAAGAGTCCAAATATAATCATGTCTGATGCAGACA TGGACTGGGCTGTGGATCAAGCCCATTTTGCCCTCTTCTTCAACCaagggcagtgctgctgtgctggatcCCGAACATATGTCCAGGAAGATATATATCATGAGTTTGTGGAGAGGAGTGTTGAGAAGGCCAAGTCCAGGGTGGTTGGAAACCCATTTGACTTTAAAACTGAACAGGGGCCTCAG GTAGATGAAGAGCAGTTTAAGAAGATCCTTGGTTACATTAGTACTGGGAAGCGTGAAGGAGCCAAACTGCTGTGTGGTGGCAACCCTGCTGCAGACAGAGGCTATTTCATCCAGCCAACTGTCTTTGGCGATGTGCAGGACAACATGACGATTGCCAGAGAGGAG ATATTTGGGCCAGTCATGCAGATTCTGAAATTCAAAACAATTGAGGAAGTCATTGAGAGAGCAAATGACTCCAAGTACGGCCTAGCAGCAGCAGTTTTTACAAAAGATCTTGACAAAGCAAACTATGTGTCACACGGCCTGCGAGCTGGAACAGTTTG GATAAACTGTTATGATGTGTTTGGTGCACAAGCTCCATTTGGTGGCTACAAAGCTTCTGGGAATGGGCGAGAGCTGGGAGAATATGGTCTGGAGGCATATGTAGAGGTGAAAAAT gtgACAATCAAAATTCCACAGAAAAACTCCTAA
- the MAPKAPK5 gene encoding MAP kinase-activated protein kinase 5 isoform X2: MSEDHEMDKMIKETSILEEYNINWTQKLGAGISGPVRVCVKKSSQERFALKILLDRPKARNEVRLHMMCATHPNIVQIIEVYANSVQFPHESSPRARLLIVMEMMEGGELFHRISQHRHFTEKQASQVTKQATLALQHCHSLNIAHRDLKPENLLFKDNSLDAPVKLCDFGFAKVDQGDLMTPQFTPYYVAPQVLEAQRRHQKEKSGIIPTSPTPYTYNKSCDLWSLGVIIYVMLCGYPPFYSKHHSRTIPKDMRKKIMTGSFEFPEEEWSQISEMAKDIVRKLLKVKPEERLTIEGVLDHPWLNSTEALDNILPSAQLMMDKAMVAGIQQAHAEQLANMRIQDLKVSLKPLHSVNNPILRKRKLLGTKPKDGVYIHDPENGSNDSNVALEKLRDVIAQCILPQAGKGENEDEKLNEVMQEAWKYNRECKLLRDTLQSFSWNGRGFTDKVDRLKLAEIVKQVIEEQTNSHDSQ; the protein is encoded by the exons ATGTCGGAGGATCACGAGATGGACAAGATGATCAAG GAAACCTCCATTTTAGAGGAGTACAACATTAATTGGACTCAGAAGCTGGGAGCTGGGATCAGTGGTCCTGTTAG AGTCTGCGTGAAAAAATCCTCTCAAGAACGCTTTGCACTGAAAATTCTTCTTGATCGTCCAAAAGCTAGAAATGAG GTACGTCTGCACATGATGTGTGCAACACATCCAAATATTGTTCAAATTATTGAAGTTTATGCTAACAGTGTGCAGTTCCCACATGAATCCAGCCCAAG GGCTCGGCTCCTAATTGTAATGGAGATGATGGAAGGGGGAGAGCTATTTCACAGAATCAGCCAGCACCGGCACTTTACTGAGAAGCAAGCAAGCCAAGTAACAAAGCAGGCAA CTTTGGCTTTGCAGCATTGCCACTCACTAAACATTGCACATAGAGACCTCAAGCCTGAGAATCTCCTCTTCAAGGATAACTCTCTG GATGCACCTGTTAAATTGTGTGACTTTGGATTTGCTAAAGTAGACCAAGGTGACTTGATGACACCACAGTTCACTCCATATTACGTAGCACCTCAG GTATTGGAGGCACAAAGAcggcatcagaaagaaaaatctggtaTTATCCCCACCTCTCCAACACCTTACACTTATAACAAG AGCTGTGACTTGTGGTCCCTGGGTGTCATTATTTACGTGATGCTGTGTGGATACCCTCCGTTTTACTCCAAACACCACAGTCGGACAATTCCAAAGGACATGCGGAAAAAGATCATGACAGGAAGTTTTGAATTTCCAGAGGAAGAGTGGAGCCAGATCTCAGAAATGGCGAAAGACATTGTGCGAAA GCTGCTGAAGGTCAAACCTGAGGAACGGCTGACCATTGAAGGTGTGCTGGACCAtccctggctcaactccactgaAGCACTTGATAACATCCTACCCTCTGCCCAGCTGATGATGGACAAG GCAATGGTTGCAGGGATACAACAGGCTCATGCAGAACAGCTTGCAAACATGAGAATCCAAGACCTCAAAGTCAGTCTCAAACCCCTTCACTCCGTCAACAACCCAATCCTGCGCAAAAGGAAATTACTGGG CACTAAGCCAAAGGATGGTGTCTATATCCATGACCCTGAGAATGGAAGTAACGATTCCAACGTGGCTCTGGAAAAGCTCAGAGATGTGATTGCTCAGTGCATTCTACCACAGGCTGGTAAAG GAGAGAATGAAGATGAGAAGCTGAATGAAGTGATGCAGGAGGCGTGGAAGTATAATCGAGAGTGTAAGTTGCTGCGAGACACTCTTCAGAGCTTCAGCTGGAACG gcAGAGGATTCACAGATAAAGTGGATCGACTAAAACTGGCAGAAATAGTAAAACAAGTTATCGAAGAGCAGACAAACTCCCATGACTCTCAATAG
- the MAPKAPK5 gene encoding MAP kinase-activated protein kinase 5 isoform X5 — protein MRARLLIVMEMMEGGELFHRISQHRHFTEKQASQVTKQIALALQHCHSLNIAHRDLKPENLLFKDNSLDAPVKLCDFGFAKVDQGDLMTPQFTPYYVAPQVLEAQRRHQKEKSGIIPTSPTPYTYNKSCDLWSLGVIIYVMLCGYPPFYSKHHSRTIPKDMRKKIMTGSFEFPEEEWSQISEMAKDIVRKLLKVKPEERLTIEGVLDHPWLNSTEALDNILPSAQLMMDKAMVAGIQQAHAEQLANMRIQDLKVSLKPLHSVNNPILRKRKLLGTKPKDGVYIHDPENGSNDSNVALEKLRDVIAQCILPQAGKGENEDEKLNEVMQEAWKYNRECKLLRDTLQSFSWNGRGFTDKVDRLKLAEIVKQVIEEQTNSHDSQ, from the exons ATGAG GGCTCGGCTCCTAATTGTAATGGAGATGATGGAAGGGGGAGAGCTATTTCACAGAATCAGCCAGCACCGGCACTTTACTGAGAAGCAAGCAAGCCAAGTAACAAAGCAG ATAGCTTTGGCTTTGCAGCATTGCCACTCACTAAACATTGCACATAGAGACCTCAAGCCTGAGAATCTCCTCTTCAAGGATAACTCTCTG GATGCACCTGTTAAATTGTGTGACTTTGGATTTGCTAAAGTAGACCAAGGTGACTTGATGACACCACAGTTCACTCCATATTACGTAGCACCTCAG GTATTGGAGGCACAAAGAcggcatcagaaagaaaaatctggtaTTATCCCCACCTCTCCAACACCTTACACTTATAACAAG AGCTGTGACTTGTGGTCCCTGGGTGTCATTATTTACGTGATGCTGTGTGGATACCCTCCGTTTTACTCCAAACACCACAGTCGGACAATTCCAAAGGACATGCGGAAAAAGATCATGACAGGAAGTTTTGAATTTCCAGAGGAAGAGTGGAGCCAGATCTCAGAAATGGCGAAAGACATTGTGCGAAA GCTGCTGAAGGTCAAACCTGAGGAACGGCTGACCATTGAAGGTGTGCTGGACCAtccctggctcaactccactgaAGCACTTGATAACATCCTACCCTCTGCCCAGCTGATGATGGACAAG GCAATGGTTGCAGGGATACAACAGGCTCATGCAGAACAGCTTGCAAACATGAGAATCCAAGACCTCAAAGTCAGTCTCAAACCCCTTCACTCCGTCAACAACCCAATCCTGCGCAAAAGGAAATTACTGGG CACTAAGCCAAAGGATGGTGTCTATATCCATGACCCTGAGAATGGAAGTAACGATTCCAACGTGGCTCTGGAAAAGCTCAGAGATGTGATTGCTCAGTGCATTCTACCACAGGCTGGTAAAG GAGAGAATGAAGATGAGAAGCTGAATGAAGTGATGCAGGAGGCGTGGAAGTATAATCGAGAGTGTAAGTTGCTGCGAGACACTCTTCAGAGCTTCAGCTGGAACG gcAGAGGATTCACAGATAAAGTGGATCGACTAAAACTGGCAGAAATAGTAAAACAAGTTATCGAAGAGCAGACAAACTCCCATGACTCTCAATAG
- the MAPKAPK5 gene encoding MAP kinase-activated protein kinase 5 isoform X3, producing MSEDHEMDKMIKETSILEEYNINWTQKLGAGISGPVRVCVKKSSQERFALKILLDRPKARNEVRLHMMCATHPNIVQIIEVYANSVQFPHESSPRARLLIVMEMMEGGELFHRISQHRHFTEKQASQVTKQIALALQHCHSLNIAHRDLKPENLLFKDNSLDAPVKLCDFGFAKVDQGDLMTPQFTPYYVAPQVLEAQRRHQKEKSGIIPTSPTPYTYNKSCDLWSLGVIIYVMLCGYPPFYSKHHSRTIPKDMRKKIMTGSFEFPEEEWSQISEMAKDIVRKLLKVKPEERLTIEGVLDHPWLNSTEALDNILPSAQLMMDKAMVAGIQQAHAEQLANMRIQDLKVSLKPLHSVNNPILRKRKLLGTKPKDGVYIHDPENGSNDSNVALEKLRDVIAQCILPQAGENEDEKLNEVMQEAWKYNRECKLLRDTLQSFSWNGRGFTDKVDRLKLAEIVKQVIEEQTNSHDSQ from the exons ATGTCGGAGGATCACGAGATGGACAAGATGATCAAG GAAACCTCCATTTTAGAGGAGTACAACATTAATTGGACTCAGAAGCTGGGAGCTGGGATCAGTGGTCCTGTTAG AGTCTGCGTGAAAAAATCCTCTCAAGAACGCTTTGCACTGAAAATTCTTCTTGATCGTCCAAAAGCTAGAAATGAG GTACGTCTGCACATGATGTGTGCAACACATCCAAATATTGTTCAAATTATTGAAGTTTATGCTAACAGTGTGCAGTTCCCACATGAATCCAGCCCAAG GGCTCGGCTCCTAATTGTAATGGAGATGATGGAAGGGGGAGAGCTATTTCACAGAATCAGCCAGCACCGGCACTTTACTGAGAAGCAAGCAAGCCAAGTAACAAAGCAG ATAGCTTTGGCTTTGCAGCATTGCCACTCACTAAACATTGCACATAGAGACCTCAAGCCTGAGAATCTCCTCTTCAAGGATAACTCTCTG GATGCACCTGTTAAATTGTGTGACTTTGGATTTGCTAAAGTAGACCAAGGTGACTTGATGACACCACAGTTCACTCCATATTACGTAGCACCTCAG GTATTGGAGGCACAAAGAcggcatcagaaagaaaaatctggtaTTATCCCCACCTCTCCAACACCTTACACTTATAACAAG AGCTGTGACTTGTGGTCCCTGGGTGTCATTATTTACGTGATGCTGTGTGGATACCCTCCGTTTTACTCCAAACACCACAGTCGGACAATTCCAAAGGACATGCGGAAAAAGATCATGACAGGAAGTTTTGAATTTCCAGAGGAAGAGTGGAGCCAGATCTCAGAAATGGCGAAAGACATTGTGCGAAA GCTGCTGAAGGTCAAACCTGAGGAACGGCTGACCATTGAAGGTGTGCTGGACCAtccctggctcaactccactgaAGCACTTGATAACATCCTACCCTCTGCCCAGCTGATGATGGACAAG GCAATGGTTGCAGGGATACAACAGGCTCATGCAGAACAGCTTGCAAACATGAGAATCCAAGACCTCAAAGTCAGTCTCAAACCCCTTCACTCCGTCAACAACCCAATCCTGCGCAAAAGGAAATTACTGGG CACTAAGCCAAAGGATGGTGTCTATATCCATGACCCTGAGAATGGAAGTAACGATTCCAACGTGGCTCTGGAAAAGCTCAGAGATGTGATTGCTCAGTGCATTCTACCACAGGCTG GAGAGAATGAAGATGAGAAGCTGAATGAAGTGATGCAGGAGGCGTGGAAGTATAATCGAGAGTGTAAGTTGCTGCGAGACACTCTTCAGAGCTTCAGCTGGAACG gcAGAGGATTCACAGATAAAGTGGATCGACTAAAACTGGCAGAAATAGTAAAACAAGTTATCGAAGAGCAGACAAACTCCCATGACTCTCAATAG
- the MAPKAPK5 gene encoding MAP kinase-activated protein kinase 5 isoform X4, whose product MMCATHPNIVQIIEVYANSVQFPHESSPRARLLIVMEMMEGGELFHRISQHRHFTEKQASQVTKQIALALQHCHSLNIAHRDLKPENLLFKDNSLDAPVKLCDFGFAKVDQGDLMTPQFTPYYVAPQVLEAQRRHQKEKSGIIPTSPTPYTYNKSCDLWSLGVIIYVMLCGYPPFYSKHHSRTIPKDMRKKIMTGSFEFPEEEWSQISEMAKDIVRKLLKVKPEERLTIEGVLDHPWLNSTEALDNILPSAQLMMDKAMVAGIQQAHAEQLANMRIQDLKVSLKPLHSVNNPILRKRKLLGTKPKDGVYIHDPENGSNDSNVALEKLRDVIAQCILPQAGKGENEDEKLNEVMQEAWKYNRECKLLRDTLQSFSWNGRGFTDKVDRLKLAEIVKQVIEEQTNSHDSQ is encoded by the exons ATGATGTGTGCAACACATCCAAATATTGTTCAAATTATTGAAGTTTATGCTAACAGTGTGCAGTTCCCACATGAATCCAGCCCAAG GGCTCGGCTCCTAATTGTAATGGAGATGATGGAAGGGGGAGAGCTATTTCACAGAATCAGCCAGCACCGGCACTTTACTGAGAAGCAAGCAAGCCAAGTAACAAAGCAG ATAGCTTTGGCTTTGCAGCATTGCCACTCACTAAACATTGCACATAGAGACCTCAAGCCTGAGAATCTCCTCTTCAAGGATAACTCTCTG GATGCACCTGTTAAATTGTGTGACTTTGGATTTGCTAAAGTAGACCAAGGTGACTTGATGACACCACAGTTCACTCCATATTACGTAGCACCTCAG GTATTGGAGGCACAAAGAcggcatcagaaagaaaaatctggtaTTATCCCCACCTCTCCAACACCTTACACTTATAACAAG AGCTGTGACTTGTGGTCCCTGGGTGTCATTATTTACGTGATGCTGTGTGGATACCCTCCGTTTTACTCCAAACACCACAGTCGGACAATTCCAAAGGACATGCGGAAAAAGATCATGACAGGAAGTTTTGAATTTCCAGAGGAAGAGTGGAGCCAGATCTCAGAAATGGCGAAAGACATTGTGCGAAA GCTGCTGAAGGTCAAACCTGAGGAACGGCTGACCATTGAAGGTGTGCTGGACCAtccctggctcaactccactgaAGCACTTGATAACATCCTACCCTCTGCCCAGCTGATGATGGACAAG GCAATGGTTGCAGGGATACAACAGGCTCATGCAGAACAGCTTGCAAACATGAGAATCCAAGACCTCAAAGTCAGTCTCAAACCCCTTCACTCCGTCAACAACCCAATCCTGCGCAAAAGGAAATTACTGGG CACTAAGCCAAAGGATGGTGTCTATATCCATGACCCTGAGAATGGAAGTAACGATTCCAACGTGGCTCTGGAAAAGCTCAGAGATGTGATTGCTCAGTGCATTCTACCACAGGCTGGTAAAG GAGAGAATGAAGATGAGAAGCTGAATGAAGTGATGCAGGAGGCGTGGAAGTATAATCGAGAGTGTAAGTTGCTGCGAGACACTCTTCAGAGCTTCAGCTGGAACG gcAGAGGATTCACAGATAAAGTGGATCGACTAAAACTGGCAGAAATAGTAAAACAAGTTATCGAAGAGCAGACAAACTCCCATGACTCTCAATAG